From Diorhabda carinulata isolate Delta chromosome Y, icDioCari1.1, whole genome shotgun sequence:
GATATTTTGGCTCCTCAAGAAATACGATGGAAGGgagaagaacaaataaataaaggaaaatatgtTCTGTTTTATGACGGAGAAAGAAAAACGGGTTTTATGATAAGCAAAATAATTCTAAGAAATGTACTAAATTATAAGTGAGAGAATACCACACAATAAAAAATGGTGTAGAAAATAGCAATAAATAATATCTACGCATCAACAGAGGAACAGAGGAAGCAAAAGACGAAGATAAAGATGAATGCTATGAAAAACTCGTTAAGGTATTTAAGAATCTTACAAGACATGAtacattaatagtttttggaaaatgacCGCAAAACATAAAAACAAGACTAATAAGTACCAAGTTGTGTGGCTGAAAAGCACACCTTACACGAAACAACTTACGATAATCTGAGTTGACCATCAATTAgtgataattaaatattaaatatagaatGGTAAATATAGTGAACAAGACAATAAAAGGTAGAAAATGGAATTGGAAAAAACTGAAACGAATAcggaaaagaaatagaaaagcaaGGAAAATATACTATTCATGAACAATGAAACGAGATTGAGAAAAGTGTTATAAATGCAACGCAGGAAGTCATTCATATAGAAGATATGAGAAGcaataacaaattgtttcaccaagaatatataataaaaactaaaggGGAAAAAGAAGGTAGgttgaaatgaaaaagcaacaagcatattatgataatatatataatatataaacaaacttggataatgataataaaaataatgtgaatatatatttaacgcactatatcaaatattaagaagaataaAGGAGTcactattttaaaatattattcccggaaatagaaaatgaatacAAAGATGATATAAGCGATAATGGTTCAATACTAGAAAAGAAATACCGATGGAAGTGGCATGTAATGACAggatatggaaaaattgaaagtacCCCAAAAGTTGATATGACTATCCTAAATTATAGGGGACCGGTAATGACCACctgaggaatttgaaataaatgctgagGTAAGACAAAGTGATGGCCTCTCAGCGGTATTGTTTAACATTGCAATGAAAGGCATAATGAAGGAATATAATATCGAAGGAAGAATCGttaatgaatcaaaataaataatagcatttgctgatgatttaactttaatagaaaattagaaaaagtatagAGTAACATAGAGTAACACTAAAAATAACGTAATAATTAATTAGAGAAATCAATAGCGGTATTCCAGCAGAGCTAATGAAGTAACACACATATCTTTCAACAGCAATACTTCACTCACTCCTGATAAAAATCTGGAATGATGAGAGTAGTCCGAAAGACTAGAATAATTGTAAAAACTGTCATTCGGTACGAGATGGAGTAAGCTcataattattttggattttcacTAAAAGACAAACTGCCCAATAATGAAGCTGTATTCAAAAGTGGTAACTCTTGCATTGATCATATTAGGCCAGGGAAAATAATAATGGTACAAAATGAAGCTATCTGCCGCCAACTTTGTTTAACATTGTAATAGATTAGATAAAGAggcaaacagaaaaaaatgaaaaccaGGAAGACTATGAATTCACGGATGACATATGTCTGTTAACAACAAatagaaatgaaacatttttactATTTAGGCAgcataataaatacaaaagtgATAATTAAACTGACATCAAATCTGTTTCATACCAATGTAAAACGTTCAAAATTCGTTGAGAACTATATGTTGCTGTTGCTGTGTGATTTGTCAAATATTAAAGCTGGCACTAATACTTCAAAATTACACAAATACATTCCTTGAATATTGCCTTTGTggattttatattaatattctaAGTTTGTACTGATAATGATTAGtattaaaatgttaatcttACTTGTTCCTCATCCCTTGCTTTAgataatgtatttatataatgaaccaatctctttttttcattttcttgatcTTCTAAGCAAGCTTCCAAATCTTCTAACCGAATTTCTAAGGAATTTCGCTCTATTTCTACATATTTTGTTCTATCTAGTTGATCTCTCAATAAATCACATTCATGTTCCAATCCCATCAgagtttcatattttgatttgaatatatcaCGCTCAGCTTTCAATGCTTCCAAACATTGAATTTGTTTCCTCATTTTCTCAACATCTTCTAACTTCCTTATCATTTCCTCAAGACTGTACTTCAGATGATCACGTTCTACCCTTAATCTTTCTTTGTCTTCACATAAGGATTTGAGATTTGTTATTTTCTGTTCCATGCAAACAATTTTGGATTCTAAAATCTCTCTTTCCGCTTTTCTGTTGAATTCTTCTCCTTCGACAATAGACAATTTCCgttttaattgattcaattctatttccaaaaaatttttctctcttcTCATTTTTAAAACACAATTCTCCAGTTCATCCACTATAGCTgctttcttttttaaattatgaatttcttgATCTAGAATACCCAGTTGCTCTACTTTTTGACTTAGTCTTTCTCGATCTATCAAGACTTCCTCTAGAAGTAGAGATCTTTGCCTGAGCACTTCAACATCGTTGAGTGAGTAGGTGTACAAACAAAGTTCTTTTTCTAAATTGCGAACTTTTTCTCTTAGCTGTTTCTCTTCATTGGTGGCTTCAATTTTGAGTTTGAGTTCTTCTATTAACTTTGGAGTGACTGGAAAGCATCCTAATTTGGAGAATGagtcttcataaaaaaatatttgctccTTCAGTTTGTCATTTTCTCTTTGTATGATTGACAGTTGTGagcaatatttttcattacCTCTACTTCCTTTCTTATTATTCTAACCCGCAATTCAGGTGTAATGTCTTGATTGCATTGTTGCACTGTTTGATATTCTGGTCCAATTGTTTGATTTCATTGTCCATTAGTAAGATTTCTAGGTTTTGGGGTAAATTAGAAGGACCTGCTTTTTCGGCATCGTCTTTGGAAGCAGCCTCTACATAGCAAAGTTTTTGTTCTTCATAACTTTCCTAAAATCAGAAGACGATAGTAAAATATCTGTGTTGAATAAAGCAAATACTAGGATTTGTGAACAGAAGGTAATCACAGGGAATCAAATAAGGTAAATGTTGCGATAGAGGCAATAAATTAAAACGCTAATTATTCTGCAGCAGGTCCTTATAGTACTATAAAAGTATAATCAATCTGAAGTGCAAGTGGAGATAGGTtagtatattaaaaacaaatgtgaTTGCAAAACTTCACAATTCAAAAAGAGGACTACTAGATGTCTGaggtaataatgaaaaatgaaaaattcttaatttcataattcaCAATGTCAGATGCCGAAATAGAGGAATTACAGGAAGTAGTGATTGATATTTAGATGGAGAAAATGATATTTGGtatatatgttatatttttggatcagctaaattaatttttaatgtttacaCCTTTAAATGATGCCATTTTGGTCAGGTACAATTGTCGTTAACAATCTAAATATAGGTGATCTAGATACTTTGATATAACATCAATCATAAATAGTTAATTTTAATACCAAGCATGTGAGTTCCATTGAGCATTAGAAAATATTGTGTATTTTACTCCAATTTAGATTGATTCAAGTCTCATTTTAAATTGTTACGTGGTTTTTAgcatgaaaactaaaaaatgtaaGTAAATTTAGAGAATCCCACgaatgatattttataaattccaaattAGTATTGGATGAGCTTAGTATTTCTCAACTTTCCGATTCTttcctaaaatatattaaaagttgAGGTGCCAAATGGGGGTGAGGATAATGATTCATCAATACGTTTTCCAAATAATCTCGCATATTCCAAAAGATTCCTCTCTTAATTTAATAAGTACTATTTTATGTCTGCACActttcttttgaaattatttagatcAGTTTTGGTTCATTACATCCGTTAAGAATGGTCAATTggatagatttaaaaataagttgTTAAATGTAAGAAAACTTAATGATTTAAGGCATATTTGTCAGATGGTAGTAGCTGTTGAATACATTAACTGTGaacgatattttgaaaattaacctTCACTTCGTAAAAAAGTTTATCCATTCGCATTCTCAAGGCAATACAGGACAGTGATATTCCTGTGATTCCTTTGGAATGgaattttatcattatcatttatttatgagAATTACAttctaatttgtttaaaaaaaccTTGTGGCTACCTCTCTATAGAACATACACTGTTTCCTAATAATTATAGAAGTATGATTAAAACTTACCACTAGATTATTCCTCAATGCAATTATTTCAGTATCTTTAGGAATAACTAAAgcatataaattttctttagaacCTATTGTCGTGCAATTTAAAATAAGTCTACCCATTTCTTGTTTTGACTgactttttatattaattcttcttttcttaatattttgttttttattgccATTGTTCAAGCTTCCTCTTCGTCTACAGCTTTTTCTGCCGATTTTACCAAAGTTACAcctttcttccttttttttcatcaattgatACTGTTTTGAATGTTGTgctatcaaaaaataataagtagaaaatttagaacgttttattttgaaagagcCAGATTTTTCTGATCGACTTTTGTTTATTGGAAATTGTCTTAAAACAGATTTAATCTTCTGCATTAACCTTaacttaaacttttttttatgaGATAAACTCGATTCAGGAATTTCCAGTCCTGAAATTATGGTTTCAGTTATTTTACTCATTTTTGTATGTATATGTGTACTTTGTGCTGGGAGCATTTTTAAAACTTGAGATGATTTTGGAGTTTGATCCACTGCATCTTCAAATAgcttatctataaaaataagagTCTTTCAAGCAACGTGTTgaaataaatgacaataaaagtAATTCAAATGTTACTTATATCTTATTTGATAATATGGTTAATAGTAGGGTATTGATTCTCATTTATCCCGTTGTTTCCATAATTACATCTGAAAGGAAAAGGATGTTGGAAATAGTAACAAAAGTTCACGAGCCGCGTGGCGACATCTATATTCATTTATTGTAACACAATGGATGTATTGTCTTCCTtcgttttctttcttttttggtAGTCAGTTAATAAACACATTCAATAGCGTCAACacgttgtttgtttttcagtacCCTTTTTTCAACGTTTTACCTAAAACTAAATTAGTTATCTGctcaaataaattagtaataacAATAGGTTATTGGCCCAGATCGTTTCCAACGCGAAGTTTCGGGTATTCAGTAGTTCGGGAAGTGgagaaaaacagtttttatttgcGTATCGCGGGCGTTTGTATTTCGCGGAAAAGATGGCAGTCAACTATTTGACGAGTGTGCCGAGGCTTTTAGGTCGCGAGAACTATGATGAATGGGCATTCGCAGTTGAGAATGTGTTTGTGCTCGAAGGCTTAAGCAAATGCCTTGACGATAAGGAAACCGATACAACCACCATTGCCAAAGCAAAAGCTAAGTTAGTTTTAACCATAGACCCAAGTTTATTTTCTCATGTGAAGGATGCAAAAACTGCCCAAGAAGTATGGACAAATCTCAAAAAGTTGTACGAAGAATTGGACTTCTGCGTTTGCTGATTTCTGCGAGACTTGAAAATCACGACAGTATGGAGTCTTATATAAACCAGATTGTCGAAACGTCTCAAAAAATAACGTCGTACCGGATTTAGCATAGATGAAGAGTGGGTGGGGTCGTTGCTGTTGGCAGGTCTTCCTGAAAAATACGCCCCTATTTTTATGGCTGTGGAGCACTCCGGAATCTCTATCACTACAAATTCCATCAAAACTAAACTGCTTGACATGCAAACAGATACCTAAAATAATGGTAACAACGGTCCGTTTGCGGCTAACAGGAATTTCAAACCAGGTTTCCGCAAGCAGTTCAGAGGGGGCGCCGGCAGAGCTAATTTCAAATGTAAATCAGCTGGTTCTGTCAGAGGTAGCCATTTTGGAATGTCAAATAGAGAACGTCAATCGAGTACAGCAATAGCTGATTCTAGTGACAACAAAAGGGATTTCAATAACATTGTATGTTTCAAATGCAAAAAGAATGGACATTTTATGTCAAAATGCCCCAATACTAATAGATCTGAAGGTGGATTCAGTGCTGTGTTTACTACAGGAGATTTCAAAGACACCGACTGGTATGTTGATAGTGACGCCAGTGTGCATTTGACAGCATTTAAACAATGGCTAAAAGATCAAAGGAATCCAGATTTGCCTGAGATTGTGTGATGGCTAAGAAATCTAAAATTAATGTGGAATGTGCTGGTGATATTGAAATTAACACAGTCACAGATAGAGCacacaaaatattgttaaaaggAGTCCAATATGTCCCAGGTTTGATCACAAATTTGTTATCTGTGTGTCAATTAATTAGAAACGGAAACAAGGTATGTATTCATAATAATGGATgtgatattttcaatcaaaatgatGTTTTAGTGGCAACAGCTAGTCTGAACAACAATGTTTATAAACTGGATGTTTGTAAAGACAATAGCCATACGCCTCAGCAAAATGGAATGGCTGAGCGTTTCAATCGCACAATTGTTGAAAAAGCAGAATGTATGCTATTTGATGAAGATCTGAGTAAATGTTTATGGGCTGAAGCTTGTAATACAGCCCGTTACCTGAAAAATCGTTCAGCATGTTCAAAACTCCCAAAAACTCCATATGAAATGTGGACAGGTATCAAACCCAAAGTCAATCACCTTCGTATTTATGGCAGTGTGGCTATGGTTCATGTTCCTAAGATCCATAGGAACAAGTGGGATCAGAAATCAATCAGACATATTCTTATTGGCTACGATGAAATAACAAAGGGATATAGATGCTTTAACCCCGCAACAAGAAAGGTGATAGTCAGTCGTGACGTGACTATTATGGAGAAACAGCATACACAATTACCTGTCACGGAGTGCCACACACTTCAAGAAGTCCCGAGTGAGAATTCCTGTTCAGTGGGAGAAAGTGACAACCACGGCTCTGATAATGACAGTGACTATGTTCTAGCTGAGCCTTCCAATGAGCCAACTGCACTGGAAGCACCAAGAAGATCTCAAAGAGAACCGAATAAGAAAGCCTTTGATGAATACATAACATATTTCAATGGTGCTAGTACAAGTGAAAAAGCACAGGATAGCGTAGATGTTCCAAGGAACATAGAGGAAGCACTTTCAAGGCCAGATAAGCATGAATGGGAGCAGGCCATGTTAGAAGAGATTCATTAATTCAATGAGAATGAAACATGGGAGCTCGTCGATCCACCAGAAACGGGAACAGTTGTGAAGTGTAAGTGGGTGTACAAAGTGAAAAGTGACAGTGACAATAAAAATAGGTATAGGGCTCGACTGGTAGCAAAAGGGTACACACAGAAAGAGGGCGTTGATTATTTCGAAACCTTTGCTCCAGTAGTGAGACACTCAACTTTTAGACTGTTGATAGCATTAGCCGTTAAgttagatttaaaaatattacatttagaTGTTAAGACAGCCTTTTTAAATgggtttttaaaagaaactgtATTCATGTAACAACCAGAgggttttgtttcaaaaaatattgaaaataaagtataCCTGTTAAAAAAGGCTGTGTATGGATTAAAGCAATCTAGCCGTGTATGGAATGA
This genomic window contains:
- the LOC130902898 gene encoding RING finger protein PFF0165c-like produces the protein MGRLILNCTTIGSKENLYALVIPKDTEIIALRNNLVESYEEQKLCYVEAASKDDAEKAGPSNLPQNLEILLMDNEIKQLDQNIKQCNNAIKTLHLNCGENDKLKEQIFFYEDSFSKLGCFPVTPKLIEELKLKIEATNEEKQLREKVRNLEKELCLYTYSLNDVEVLRQRSLLLEEVLIDRERLSQKVEQLGILDQEIHNLKKKAAIVDELENCVLKMRREKNFLEIELNQLKRKLSIVEGEEFNRKAEREILESKIVCMEQKITNLKSLCEDKERLRVERDHLKYSLEEMIRKLEDVEKMRKQIQCLEALKAERDIFKSKYETLMGLEHECDLLRDQLDRTKYVEIERNSLEIRLEDLEACLEDQENEKKRLVHYINTLSKARDEEQEKFKKYANQMRIEIEKKDSLITSTQEKLSFLVTRLEDSVIDLNSQTLEHKSKTSNLESDINTLTLKLNNFKAKNEKLEDCLRNIGNENQRLIQHIMDLKKENDNLIKNLKNLKENNICLMKTLEEKEDSLNSTSEA